A window from Streptomyces sp. NBC_00335 encodes these proteins:
- a CDS encoding permease, with the protein MFDTVLDVLGKTAQDVGHTLAANWPFLLISVIVASAIPVYVGAERLSSWLRRKTLWAVIGAVVLATLTPFCSCGTTAVVLGALASSVPWAPVVTFMVASPLTSPEELVYSIGLFGPDFAVTFFVAAIVLGFFAGAITWLIEKTGWLDGQARLTSTEAEKKAEESCCTSGDAEDDISGGGVSAPAGSGGGGGLARTALLNRPIAPAPAPAPVETSLVKRWKLDEFGNELMITSKRLALYFLGFATLGFLIINSIPTRYLTEYLGGGHWYSVPLAALIGIPVYLNSDGSLPLIASLMKGGMGPGPAIAFLMTGAGTSVGAISGMLLIARWRVVALVVGILFTGACVLGYTAPMWL; encoded by the coding sequence GTGTTCGACACCGTCCTTGACGTCCTGGGCAAGACAGCCCAGGACGTCGGCCACACCCTCGCGGCGAACTGGCCCTTCCTGCTGATCAGCGTGATCGTGGCCTCGGCCATCCCGGTGTACGTCGGCGCGGAGCGGCTCTCCTCCTGGCTGCGGCGCAAGACGCTCTGGGCGGTCATCGGGGCCGTCGTCCTCGCGACGCTCACCCCGTTCTGCTCCTGCGGCACCACGGCGGTCGTCCTGGGCGCCCTCGCCTCCAGTGTTCCGTGGGCCCCGGTCGTCACCTTCATGGTCGCCTCGCCGCTGACCAGCCCGGAGGAGCTCGTCTACTCCATAGGCCTGTTCGGCCCGGACTTCGCCGTGACGTTCTTCGTGGCCGCGATCGTCCTCGGCTTCTTCGCCGGCGCCATCACCTGGCTCATCGAAAAGACCGGCTGGCTCGACGGTCAGGCCCGCCTGACCTCCACCGAGGCCGAGAAGAAGGCCGAAGAGAGCTGCTGCACCAGCGGTGACGCCGAGGACGACATCTCGGGTGGCGGCGTGAGCGCCCCGGCCGGCTCCGGCGGCGGTGGCGGCCTGGCCCGTACGGCCCTGCTGAACCGCCCCATCGCCCCGGCCCCGGCCCCCGCGCCGGTCGAGACCAGCCTGGTCAAGCGCTGGAAGCTCGACGAGTTCGGCAACGAGCTCATGATCACCAGCAAGCGCCTCGCGCTCTACTTCCTGGGCTTCGCGACGCTGGGCTTCCTGATCATCAACTCGATCCCCACCCGCTACCTGACCGAGTACCTCGGCGGCGGCCACTGGTACTCCGTCCCGCTCGCCGCGCTGATCGGCATCCCGGTCTACCTGAACTCCGACGGCTCGCTGCCGCTCATCGCCTCCCTGATGAAGGGCGGCATGGGCCCCGGCCCGGCGATCGCCTTCCTGATGACCGGCGCGGGCACCAGCGTCGGCGCCATCAGCGGCATGCTCCTCATCGCCCGCTGGCGCGTGGTCGCCCTGGTCGTCGGCATCCTCTTCACCGGTGCGTGCGTCCTCGGCTACACCGCCCCGATGTGGCTCTGA
- a CDS encoding ArsR/SmtB family transcription factor: protein MTAAEAVDLAAAFKALADPVRLRIASIVACCPAGEVCMGEIAASFSVSGPTVSHHLKKLREAGVLSSERRANEVYYQVRSDRLDALIGQLSAMKSVAAQDSRAIPA, encoded by the coding sequence ATGACTGCCGCCGAAGCCGTGGACCTGGCAGCCGCGTTCAAGGCGCTGGCCGACCCGGTGCGGCTGCGGATCGCCAGCATCGTGGCCTGCTGCCCGGCCGGCGAGGTCTGCATGGGGGAGATCGCCGCGTCCTTCTCCGTCTCGGGGCCGACGGTCAGCCACCACCTGAAGAAGCTGCGGGAGGCGGGCGTGCTCTCCTCCGAGCGGAGGGCGAACGAGGTGTACTACCAGGTGCGTTCCGACCGTCTGGACGCCCTCATAGGGCAGCTCTCCGCAATGAAGTCGGTGGCCGCGCAGGACTCCCGCGCCATCCCGGCCTGA
- a CDS encoding pyridoxal phosphate-dependent aminotransferase, whose product MSTETSTPEAISPVRPARRAAQVPPSATAALDAQAKALIAQGVDVINLTSGEPAFPTVEPAAQAALDAIATDFTRYTPAAGIPELRAATADFINRHGTTYEPGQVVITAGAKQALHYAFTTLVEPGDEILIPAPYWVSYPHLAALAGGTLVPVRPAPGAGLKVTADQLRAAVTDRTRVLLLNNPANPSGVVYDRTELAALVQVAIDHDLAIISDEICDHWVFGEATHVSVAALGPEAAARTLTIGGVSKTFAMTGWRIGWVAAPTPVAAAITAIQSHTASAPSSISQKAALGALTADLTTELERRRLELDDRRLTTIKALADTPGIEVDGTPEGAFFLLADVSGTYGRTLAGRTITSAADFAELLLTEANVAVVPGADFVAPHHVRISYTVPPDRLAEALVRIREFAAS is encoded by the coding sequence GTGAGCACTGAAACGTCCACCCCCGAAGCGATCAGCCCCGTCCGCCCGGCCCGACGGGCGGCGCAGGTCCCGCCCTCCGCGACCGCCGCCCTGGACGCCCAGGCGAAGGCGCTGATCGCCCAGGGGGTCGACGTCATCAACCTCACCAGCGGCGAGCCGGCCTTCCCGACCGTGGAGCCCGCGGCCCAGGCCGCCCTCGACGCCATCGCCACAGACTTCACCCGCTACACCCCGGCCGCCGGCATCCCCGAACTCCGCGCGGCCACGGCCGACTTCATCAACCGCCACGGGACGACGTACGAGCCCGGCCAGGTGGTCATCACGGCCGGCGCCAAACAAGCCCTCCACTACGCCTTCACCACCCTCGTCGAACCGGGCGACGAAATCCTCATCCCGGCCCCCTACTGGGTCAGTTACCCCCACCTCGCGGCCCTGGCCGGAGGCACCCTCGTCCCCGTCCGGCCCGCCCCGGGCGCCGGGCTGAAGGTGACTGCGGACCAGCTGCGCGCGGCGGTAACGGACCGCACGAGGGTCCTCCTCCTCAACAACCCCGCCAACCCCTCCGGCGTCGTCTACGACAGGACCGAACTGGCAGCTCTGGTCCAGGTGGCGATCGACCACGACCTGGCGATCATCAGCGACGAGATCTGCGACCACTGGGTCTTCGGCGAGGCCACGCACGTCTCCGTCGCCGCCCTCGGCCCGGAAGCCGCCGCACGCACACTCACCATCGGCGGCGTATCCAAGACCTTCGCCATGACGGGCTGGCGCATCGGCTGGGTCGCGGCCCCCACCCCCGTGGCGGCGGCCATCACGGCGATCCAGAGCCACACGGCCTCGGCCCCGTCCTCGATTTCCCAGAAGGCGGCACTCGGCGCCCTGACGGCAGACCTCACCACCGAGCTGGAGCGCCGGCGCCTCGAACTGGACGACCGCCGCCTGACCACGATCAAGGCCCTGGCGGACACCCCCGGCATCGAGGTCGACGGCACCCCGGAAGGCGCCTTCTTCCTCCTCGCCGACGTCTCCGGCACCTACGGCCGCACCCTGGCGGGCCGCACCATCACCTCGGCGGCGGACTTCGCTGAACTCCTCCTCACGGAGGCCAACGTCGCGGTAGTCCCCGGCGCCGACTTCGTCGCCCCCCACCACGTCCGCATCTCCTACACGGTCCCGCCGGACCGCCTCGCGGAGGCGCTGGTCCGCATCAGGGAGTTCGCCGCGTCATGA
- a CDS encoding HelD family protein: MSTTTRDEILAGEQRAVDHAYDCYATKLGELSGTSAATASASGKDGIANRAEADARAEAYGGLGDEALVFSRVDAPEDPGGDPRPWYIGRRGVQDASLEPVVLLWTSPLAKKWIETRPENPGEVVLRRQLRCVQRIVESYFDEISLPAPAAAPSAVRPGPADVPQPRQVPDDNTAEEAEGAADPVADPVADPERTTAPTPGVGLRGQRRKALQVQEDDFLLQELQRSRGGRMRDIVETIRRDQMELVTGSPSDILVVQGGPGTGKSAVGLHRVTWLVNNEHFKAPDILVIGPHQRFLDYVGQVLPTLGTRDVNAVQLDRLWEGEILGSDQPKARLVKSDERMAAVLRRRVESDYRPEALDALTVDPSFEGDEPAVVVTAGSMTLRVPKSEVLALLDRAHTGAGPFRERRDRFRGLFVDRLLQELADIAPRRGQAGTIRRDLERNRRVERLVERVWPSPGSREALRSLYDSADLLRDCAAGLLDEDEQATLLRARAASADADPWTLDDHVCLEELRVLISGDTPPRYGHIVVDEAQDLTPMQARSLRRRCAAGGSMTVLGDLAQATGVHIPTSWDVLGALLSDHGDWSVAQLTTSYRVPAEIMEFVAPLARTIAPDLPYPQAVREAGGDAVRTVATEPWKLLDDTVAHVARLLDTSDGSTPRSVAVVVPDDSDWLDAISRRIAEDGGTGGRHGEAVSVLAAAQVKGMEYDHVLVVEPATIAGRGPAGLRQLYVALTRSTQSLTVLHTAPLPDVLTGTGDARAATAPDAGPQDGGPQDGGAGRLPRIGTDVRVEVVDRAPGGRYKVKPLSPVIDRPLVLTVRHGSVPPLLGDELDCWVFANETTQTVLTADQRGRSPLSERTAGRYLAALEVLGELTEGEGKGKGKGDDEREGAGEVADARSRLSELQGMANRVLRRDQADWVDVLHLLGDPDRERLGVLRDLAAMTSRALKEGTFDAGRLAEGLVTSGWAGPLAEARRELQEGFAAQTAPNSDGAVPVAPTQPDQKEEAQMTTADTATAPPAATTKDGFLRALEAAAEADRTSKKHEAVRHGLKASLLWADLQPTDSPIVDVSCVTRHGLFLYEALGAGCSTYADLRSGATRLLEINHTLPAPADGLYLVLSEPPAEDWSVDTIRDVFHVNVIWRSPAGWDGENADVAVGASG, from the coding sequence ATGAGCACCACCACTCGGGACGAGATCCTCGCCGGCGAGCAGCGGGCGGTGGACCACGCGTACGACTGCTACGCCACGAAACTCGGCGAGCTGAGCGGGACTTCGGCCGCCACCGCCTCGGCGAGCGGCAAGGACGGGATCGCCAACCGGGCCGAAGCGGATGCGCGGGCGGAGGCCTACGGAGGCCTCGGCGACGAAGCCCTGGTCTTCTCCCGCGTCGACGCGCCGGAGGACCCGGGAGGAGACCCCCGCCCCTGGTACATCGGGCGCCGCGGCGTGCAGGACGCCTCGCTCGAACCGGTGGTCCTGCTGTGGACCAGCCCCCTGGCGAAGAAGTGGATCGAGACCCGGCCCGAGAACCCGGGCGAGGTGGTCCTGCGCCGGCAGCTCCGCTGCGTACAGCGGATCGTCGAGAGCTACTTCGACGAGATCTCCCTCCCGGCGCCCGCCGCCGCGCCCTCGGCCGTACGACCCGGGCCCGCAGACGTACCGCAGCCCCGCCAGGTTCCCGACGACAACACGGCGGAGGAGGCGGAGGGGGCCGCGGACCCGGTCGCCGACCCGGTCGCCGACCCGGAACGTACGACGGCCCCCACCCCCGGCGTCGGCTTACGAGGGCAGCGGCGGAAGGCGCTCCAGGTCCAGGAGGACGACTTCCTGCTGCAGGAGCTCCAGCGCTCGCGCGGCGGTCGGATGCGCGACATCGTCGAGACCATCCGCCGTGACCAGATGGAGCTGGTCACCGGCTCCCCCTCGGACATCCTCGTCGTGCAGGGCGGCCCCGGTACCGGCAAGTCGGCGGTCGGTCTCCACCGGGTGACCTGGCTCGTCAACAACGAGCACTTCAAAGCCCCGGACATTCTCGTCATCGGCCCCCACCAGCGGTTCCTCGACTACGTGGGACAGGTGCTCCCCACCCTCGGCACCCGGGACGTCAACGCCGTCCAGCTGGACCGCCTGTGGGAGGGCGAGATCCTCGGCAGCGACCAGCCGAAAGCGCGTCTCGTGAAGTCCGACGAGCGCATGGCGGCCGTACTGCGGCGCCGCGTCGAGAGCGACTACCGCCCCGAGGCCCTCGACGCCCTCACCGTCGACCCCTCCTTCGAGGGCGACGAGCCCGCGGTCGTCGTCACCGCCGGCAGCATGACCCTTCGCGTGCCGAAGTCCGAGGTCCTCGCCCTCCTCGACCGGGCCCACACCGGCGCCGGACCCTTCCGGGAGCGGCGCGACCGGTTCCGCGGCCTCTTCGTCGACCGACTGCTCCAGGAGCTCGCCGACATCGCGCCGCGCCGCGGGCAGGCCGGCACGATCCGCCGCGACCTGGAACGCAACCGGCGGGTCGAGCGCCTCGTCGAACGCGTCTGGCCGTCCCCCGGATCCCGTGAGGCCTTGCGCAGCCTCTACGACTCGGCCGACCTCCTACGGGACTGCGCGGCAGGCCTCCTCGACGAGGACGAGCAGGCGACCCTGCTGCGGGCCCGTGCCGCCAGCGCCGACGCCGATCCGTGGACGCTCGACGATCACGTCTGCCTCGAAGAGCTCCGCGTGCTGATCAGCGGCGACACCCCACCGCGCTACGGCCACATCGTCGTCGACGAGGCCCAGGACCTCACGCCCATGCAGGCCCGCTCCCTGCGGCGGCGCTGCGCCGCGGGCGGTTCCATGACCGTCCTGGGCGACCTCGCGCAGGCGACGGGCGTCCACATCCCCACGAGCTGGGACGTGCTCGGCGCACTCCTCTCCGACCACGGCGACTGGAGCGTGGCCCAGCTGACCACCAGCTACCGCGTCCCCGCCGAGATCATGGAGTTCGTCGCTCCGCTCGCCCGGACCATCGCTCCGGACCTGCCGTACCCGCAGGCTGTCCGGGAGGCGGGAGGGGACGCCGTACGGACCGTGGCGACCGAGCCGTGGAAGCTGCTCGACGACACCGTCGCGCACGTGGCCCGGCTCCTGGACACCAGTGACGGCAGCACCCCCCGCTCCGTGGCCGTCGTCGTTCCCGACGACTCGGACTGGCTGGACGCCATCAGCCGCCGGATCGCCGAGGACGGCGGCACCGGCGGGCGGCACGGCGAAGCCGTCTCCGTACTGGCCGCGGCACAGGTCAAGGGCATGGAGTACGACCACGTCCTGGTCGTCGAGCCCGCCACGATCGCGGGCCGCGGCCCCGCCGGGCTGCGCCAGTTGTACGTGGCCCTCACCCGCAGCACCCAGAGCCTGACGGTCCTGCACACCGCCCCGCTGCCCGACGTGCTCACCGGCACCGGCGACGCCCGCGCGGCGACGGCGCCCGACGCCGGGCCGCAGGACGGCGGGCCGCAGGACGGCGGGGCCGGCAGGCTTCCCCGGATCGGCACCGATGTCCGGGTCGAGGTCGTGGACCGGGCCCCGGGGGGCCGCTACAAGGTCAAGCCGTTGTCGCCGGTGATCGACCGGCCGCTCGTCCTCACCGTCCGCCACGGATCGGTTCCCCCGTTGCTGGGCGATGAGTTGGACTGCTGGGTGTTCGCCAACGAGACGACCCAGACGGTGCTCACCGCCGACCAGCGCGGCCGGTCACCCCTCTCGGAGCGGACGGCGGGGCGCTACCTCGCGGCACTGGAGGTCCTCGGAGAGCTGACCGAGGGCGAGGGCAAGGGCAAGGGCAAGGGCGACGACGAGCGCGAGGGTGCGGGCGAGGTTGCCGACGCCCGCAGCCGCCTTTCCGAACTCCAGGGCATGGCCAACCGCGTCCTGCGACGCGATCAGGCCGACTGGGTCGACGTGCTGCACCTGCTCGGCGATCCGGACAGAGAGCGGCTCGGAGTGCTTCGCGACCTCGCCGCGATGACCAGCCGTGCGCTCAAGGAGGGCACTTTCGACGCGGGCCGGCTCGCGGAGGGGCTGGTCACTTCAGGCTGGGCAGGGCCCCTCGCCGAAGCCCGGCGAGAGCTCCAGGAGGGCTTCGCCGCGCAGACGGCGCCGAACTCCGACGGCGCGGTCCCCGTAGCCCCGACGCAACCCGATCAGAAGGAAGAAGCGCAGATGACCACCGCGGACACCGCCACCGCACCACCGGCCGCGACCACGAAGGACGGATTCCTCCGAGCGCTGGAAGCGGCCGCCGAGGCAGACCGTACGAGCAAGAAGCACGAGGCGGTCCGCCACGGGCTGAAGGCATCACTGCTCTGGGCGGACCTCCAGCCGACCGACTCCCCGATCGTCGACGTCAGCTGCGTCACCCGGCACGGTCTCTTCCTCTACGAGGCCCTGGGCGCGGGCTGCTCCACCTACGCCGACCTGCGATCGGGCGCGACCCGCCTGCTGGAGATCAACCACACGCTGCCCGCGCCGGCCGATGGTCTCTACCTCGTTCTCTCCGAACCGCCCGCCGAGGACTGGTCCGTGGACACGATTCGTGACGTCTTCCACGTCAATGTCATCTGGCGCAGCCCGGCCGGCTGGGACGGCGAGAACGCGGACGTGGCCGTCGGAGCCTCTGGATGA
- a CDS encoding ABC transporter ATP-binding protein, with amino-acid sequence MTSSQPAAPAPAALPAPAAAVVELRQAGLTYPGPPPVQALAACDLRVERGEFLTVVGPSGAGKSTFLNIVGLLDAPTTGSYLLDGVDTGTLRDADRTALRAQRIGFVFQAFHLLPHRTAWENVALALVYRGTGRAQRRTRAREALDRVGLGHRADALPTTLSGGERQRVAIARALVGAPSLLLCDEPTGNLDTATAGSILELVDELHRDGMTVVVITHDPAVAARGDRSVAIRDGALSEVVRP; translated from the coding sequence ATGACCTCCTCGCAGCCCGCCGCGCCCGCACCCGCCGCACTCCCCGCCCCCGCCGCCGCCGTAGTGGAGCTCCGGCAGGCCGGTCTGACCTACCCGGGCCCCCCGCCCGTGCAAGCCCTGGCCGCCTGCGACCTCCGCGTGGAACGCGGAGAGTTCCTGACCGTCGTGGGCCCCTCCGGCGCGGGCAAGTCCACGTTCCTCAACATCGTCGGGCTGCTCGACGCCCCCACCACCGGCAGCTACCTGCTGGACGGGGTCGACACCGGCACGCTGCGGGACGCCGACCGTACGGCCCTGCGCGCCCAGCGCATCGGCTTCGTCTTCCAGGCGTTCCACCTGCTCCCGCACCGCACCGCCTGGGAGAACGTCGCCCTGGCCCTCGTCTACCGGGGCACCGGCCGCGCGCAGCGGCGTACCAGGGCCCGGGAAGCCCTCGACCGGGTCGGTCTCGGCCACCGGGCGGACGCCCTGCCGACCACCCTGTCCGGCGGTGAGCGCCAGCGCGTGGCCATTGCCAGGGCCCTGGTGGGGGCCCCTTCGCTGCTGCTGTGCGACGAGCCGACCGGCAACCTCGACACAGCCACGGCCGGTTCGATCCTGGAGCTCGTCGACGAGCTCCACCGGGACGGCATGACGGTGGTGGTCATCACCCACGACCCCGCGGTGGCGGCCCGCGGCGACCGCTCCGTGGCCATCCGCGACGGCGCACTGAGCGAAGTGGTCCGCCCGTGA
- a CDS encoding ABC transporter permease, which translates to MNRPGFLRRGSRPARPARPVPRSRFAWRELLSECLAGVLQRPGRSALTAVGTVLGVGTFVAVLGLTATASSQIDERFNTLTATEVTVEDVSAQASEFVDQAFPPDADERVSRLNGVRHAGVYWTVRLGAGQAVRSTPVGGPAAGPGPGDLPVVAASSGALEAAAPTLSQGRVHDAWHDATKQRVAVIGSGTASRLGITTLETRPAVFIGDHGFTVIGIVEDVERKADLLLSVVVPRSTAQELWGVPKGDARMLVSTRLGAAAQIAAEAPTALSPSHPEYFKAVPPPDPRTLRANVTADLDVLFLLLASLCLFIGTIGIANTTLVAVMERTGEIGLRRALGARTRHVTAQFLAESAALGSLGGLIGTALGTITVVAVALVRDWTPVLHPGIVAAAPALGLVTGLLAGVYPAWRAGRVQPAEALRR; encoded by the coding sequence GTGAACCGCCCCGGGTTCCTCCGCCGCGGAAGCCGCCCGGCCCGCCCCGCCCGCCCCGTACCGCGCTCCCGGTTCGCCTGGCGGGAGCTGCTCTCCGAGTGCCTGGCCGGAGTCCTGCAACGCCCCGGCCGGTCGGCGCTCACCGCGGTGGGCACCGTCCTGGGCGTCGGTACGTTCGTGGCCGTCCTCGGGCTGACCGCCACGGCCTCCTCGCAGATCGACGAGCGGTTCAACACCCTGACGGCGACCGAGGTGACCGTCGAGGACGTCTCCGCGCAGGCGAGCGAGTTCGTGGACCAGGCCTTCCCGCCCGACGCGGACGAGCGGGTCTCCCGCCTCAACGGCGTACGCCACGCGGGCGTCTACTGGACCGTCCGGCTCGGCGCGGGCCAGGCCGTACGGTCCACCCCGGTGGGCGGTCCGGCGGCCGGCCCGGGACCCGGAGACCTCCCGGTCGTCGCCGCCTCCTCCGGAGCGCTGGAAGCCGCGGCCCCCACCCTCTCCCAGGGCCGGGTCCACGACGCCTGGCACGATGCCACCAAGCAGCGCGTGGCCGTGATCGGCAGCGGTACGGCGTCCCGGCTCGGCATCACCACCCTGGAGACCCGGCCGGCCGTCTTCATCGGCGACCACGGGTTCACCGTCATCGGGATCGTCGAGGACGTGGAGCGCAAGGCCGACCTGCTGCTGTCCGTGGTGGTCCCGCGCTCCACGGCCCAGGAGCTGTGGGGCGTCCCGAAGGGCGATGCCAGGATGCTCGTCTCCACCCGGCTGGGGGCGGCCGCGCAGATCGCGGCCGAGGCGCCGACGGCCCTCTCGCCCTCCCACCCCGAGTACTTCAAGGCCGTCCCGCCGCCCGATCCCAGGACGCTGCGCGCGAACGTCACCGCCGACCTCGACGTGCTGTTCCTCCTGCTCGCCTCCCTCTGCCTCTTCATCGGCACGATCGGCATCGCCAACACCACCCTCGTCGCCGTCATGGAACGCACCGGTGAGATCGGGCTGCGCCGCGCCCTGGGCGCCCGTACCCGGCACGTCACCGCACAGTTCCTCGCGGAATCCGCGGCCCTCGGCAGCCTCGGCGGCCTGATCGGCACCGCCCTCGGCACGATCACCGTCGTCGCGGTGGCGCTGGTCCGCGACTGGACGCCGGTACTGCACCCCGGCATCGTCGCGGCCGCCCCCGCGCTCGGCCTGGTGACGGGCCTGCTGGCCGGCGTCTACCCGGCCTGGCGGGCCGGCCGCGTACAGCCGGCCGAGGCCCTGCGCCGCTGA
- a CDS encoding tyrosine-protein phosphatase translates to MTRTRHIEFERLHNFRDLGGYRTEDGSTVVWGALYRADSLGKLAGADWERFLELGVRTVIDLRYPWEIEAKGRIPEPERFTYANHSIEHRPYDQAEIDPDTDPWRFLADRFAEVAEDGVAEIRGAIELLAEGPGPAVFHCTSGKDRTGLIAALVLTLLGVDEEQILADFALTELATARLTADWHTAHPGRTMRWPSYGRAPAEVLSLTLADLATRYGSVRSYLADEVGITPATTERLRARFLTR, encoded by the coding sequence ATGACCCGCACCCGCCACATCGAGTTCGAGCGACTGCACAACTTCCGCGATCTGGGCGGCTATCGCACCGAGGACGGCTCCACCGTCGTGTGGGGCGCCCTCTACCGGGCGGACTCGCTCGGCAAGCTCGCGGGCGCCGACTGGGAACGGTTCCTGGAGCTCGGCGTGCGGACGGTCATCGACCTGCGCTACCCCTGGGAGATCGAGGCGAAGGGCCGGATACCGGAGCCCGAGCGGTTCACGTACGCCAACCACAGCATCGAGCACCGGCCGTACGACCAGGCCGAGATCGACCCGGACACCGACCCGTGGCGGTTCCTCGCGGACCGGTTCGCCGAGGTCGCCGAGGACGGCGTGGCGGAGATCCGCGGCGCGATCGAGCTGCTCGCCGAGGGCCCCGGCCCGGCGGTCTTCCACTGCACCTCCGGCAAGGACCGCACCGGACTGATCGCCGCGCTGGTCCTGACCCTCCTCGGTGTGGACGAGGAGCAGATCCTCGCGGACTTCGCCCTGACCGAGCTGGCGACCGCCCGGCTGACGGCCGACTGGCACACCGCCCACCCGGGCCGCACGATGCGCTGGCCCTCGTACGGCCGTGCGCCCGCCGAGGTACTGAGCCTGACCCTGGCCGATCTCGCCACCCGTTACGGCTCGGTCCGCTCCTACCTCGCGGACGAGGTCGGCATCACCCCGGCCACGACGGAGCGGCTGCGGGCCCGGTTCCTGACGCGGTGA
- a CDS encoding PucR family transcriptional regulator — MRLRDLLSSEEAQAPTDPCLPRLLRLTGGERDLDRPVLGTVTIDLPDPGRFVSPGDLVLSGLAWHRRESGADRSDAFVRVLVEAGAVALGAGEAQFGHVPDDLVEACARYGLPLLAVGVEVPFTSVTEYVARGRTEERIGGLAALVDRHRRFSTDRQAGAGADALLELLLAELDLRAHILSPTGRQIAGARPPLPEKTASALAGRFLAAERAGERAPHRTVARGTAFSLFPVRSGAGDGDGECAPGAALTDWLIAVEADSADWNGERVDLLDRLARLVSVERGGRDTDRTMRRRAAERLLALVGSAAAGEGGQALFEEEEAAARLAAGATGPDSAEGTDGAEGTDGADGTDGADGRLRWQAVSARLDPKGVHGFPVPASVRDLLEEVLLHPRCLGPDAGPRMAVTAAGDGAEAVAFVLVGADGLLTPDAVVRVAGGSLPRGLRAGERLAFGVSDPVGGAAELRHALAQARNARQVAAPSEAVAACGPDDLTAHVMALLPLIPADVRREFSRRLLAPLTDYDRRYRSDLVPTLRSFLEHDGSWARCGEALHLHVNSLRYRISRIEALTGRNLSRLEDKMDFAAALRMG; from the coding sequence ATGAGGCTGCGTGATCTGCTGTCGTCCGAAGAGGCCCAGGCGCCTACGGACCCGTGTCTGCCGCGCCTGCTGCGCCTGACCGGCGGCGAGCGGGACCTCGACCGGCCCGTGCTGGGCACGGTGACCATCGACCTGCCCGACCCGGGGCGCTTCGTGTCCCCCGGTGACCTGGTGCTGTCCGGACTGGCCTGGCACCGCCGGGAGTCGGGGGCCGACCGGTCGGACGCGTTCGTCCGCGTCCTCGTGGAGGCGGGCGCCGTGGCGCTGGGCGCGGGCGAGGCGCAGTTCGGCCACGTCCCCGACGATCTGGTGGAGGCCTGCGCCCGCTACGGGCTGCCGCTGCTCGCGGTGGGCGTGGAGGTGCCGTTCACCTCGGTCACCGAGTACGTGGCGCGCGGCCGGACCGAGGAAAGGATCGGCGGTCTCGCCGCGCTCGTGGACCGGCACCGGCGCTTCAGCACCGACCGGCAGGCCGGGGCGGGGGCCGACGCCCTGCTCGAACTGCTGCTGGCCGAGCTGGACCTGCGTGCGCACATCCTCTCCCCGACCGGCCGGCAGATCGCGGGCGCGCGGCCGCCGCTGCCGGAGAAGACGGCCTCGGCGCTGGCCGGGCGGTTCCTGGCCGCCGAACGGGCGGGCGAACGGGCACCGCACCGTACGGTCGCGCGCGGGACGGCCTTCTCCCTGTTCCCGGTCCGCTCCGGGGCCGGGGACGGGGACGGGGAGTGCGCTCCCGGTGCGGCGCTGACCGACTGGCTGATCGCCGTCGAGGCCGACAGCGCCGACTGGAACGGCGAACGCGTCGACCTGCTGGACCGGCTCGCGCGGCTGGTCTCGGTCGAGCGCGGCGGCCGCGACACCGACCGTACGATGCGGCGGCGCGCCGCCGAACGGCTGCTGGCGCTGGTCGGCTCGGCCGCCGCCGGGGAGGGCGGGCAGGCGCTGTTCGAGGAGGAAGAGGCGGCGGCCCGGCTCGCGGCGGGGGCCACCGGCCCGGACAGCGCGGAAGGCACGGACGGCGCGGAAGGCACGGACGGCGCGGACGGCACGGACGGCGCGGACGGCCGGCTTCGTTGGCAGGCCGTATCGGCCCGGCTGGACCCGAAGGGGGTGCACGGGTTTCCCGTACCGGCGTCCGTGCGCGACCTGCTGGAGGAGGTCCTGCTGCATCCGCGCTGCCTGGGTCCGGACGCCGGGCCGCGGATGGCCGTCACGGCGGCCGGGGACGGGGCCGAGGCCGTCGCCTTCGTGCTCGTCGGGGCGGACGGGCTGCTGACCCCCGACGCGGTCGTACGGGTCGCCGGCGGCTCGCTGCCGCGCGGGCTGCGGGCCGGCGAGCGGCTGGCCTTCGGGGTCAGCGACCCGGTGGGCGGGGCCGCGGAGTTGCGGCACGCGCTCGCCCAGGCCCGTAACGCCCGCCAGGTCGCGGCCCCTTCGGAAGCGGTCGCCGCGTGCGGGCCGGACGATCTCACCGCGCACGTCATGGCGCTGCTGCCGCTGATCCCGGCCGACGTCCGGCGGGAGTTCAGCCGCCGGCTGCTGGCCCCGCTGACCGACTACGACCGGCGCTACCGCTCCGATCTGGTGCCCACCCTGCGGTCCTTCCTGGAACACGACGGCTCCTGGGCGCGCTGCGGAGAGGCACTGCACCTGCACGTGAACTCGCTGCGCTACCGCATCAGTCGCATCGAAGCACTGACCGGGCGCAACCTGAGCCGGCTGGAGGACAAGATGGACTTCGCGGCGGCACTGCGGATGGGCTGA
- a CDS encoding WhiB family transcriptional regulator, with protein sequence MGITLPRPAQDDDWWKKAVCTADEECAELFYSEAAGSAARAKRICLSCPVRGACLEYAREIGENSGIWGGLTGHERRARRR encoded by the coding sequence ATGGGGATCACGCTTCCGCGGCCCGCCCAGGACGACGACTGGTGGAAGAAGGCGGTGTGCACCGCCGACGAGGAGTGCGCCGAACTCTTCTACTCCGAAGCCGCGGGATCCGCCGCCCGGGCCAAGCGGATCTGCCTCTCCTGCCCGGTCCGCGGAGCCTGTCTGGAGTACGCCCGGGAGATCGGCGAGAACTCCGGGATCTGGGGCGGCCTCACCGGACACGAGCGCCGCGCCCGCAGGCGGTAG